A window from Apostichopus japonicus isolate 1M-3 chromosome 2, ASM3797524v1, whole genome shotgun sequence encodes these proteins:
- the LOC139955387 gene encoding transcription elongation factor 1 homolog — MGRRRSRRKPPPKKAMLGTLETQFTCPFCNHEKSCDVKMDRTRNIGIINCRICLEDFQTSITYLSEPVDVYSDWVDACEAANA; from the exons ATGGGTCGACGTCGTTCCAGACGAAAGCCACCTCCAAAGAAGGCCATGCTGGGAACCTTGGAGACACAATTTACTTGTCCTTTCTGTAATCACGAAAAATCCTGCGACGTTAAAAT GGACCGAACTCGAAACATTGGAATCATAAACTGTAGAATTTGCTTGGAAGACTTTCAAACATCTATAACAT ACCTGTCAGAACCCGTGGACGTTTACAGTGACTGGGTGGATGCTTGCGAGGCTGCGAACGCATAG